A region from the SAR86 cluster bacterium genome encodes:
- a CDS encoding pyridoxal-phosphate dependent enzyme, with amino-acid sequence MIYKNILNTIGNTPVIKIKNLAPKDINLYVKAEYFNPASSVKDRLAKSIIDNAETDGSLKPGQTVVEATSGNTGIGLAMVCAAKGYPLVVTMPDSVSIERRKLMRFLGAKVLLTPGSEGGTGSYNKAQALVEKNGWFYARQFENPANADIHESTTGIEIVNDFKDLGLDYWVSGYGTGGTFTGVSRILRKEMPETKLIITEPDVAPLIASGIEQKRSNDNSPSSSHPEWNPHPIQGWTTDFIPYVLQESIDNKYFDENIPVTGADGILWSKKLASKEGIITGISGGSTFAVAMSVARDANKGSNILCMLADTAERYMSSILFEQIDPEMNEEEIKILDTVK; translated from the coding sequence ATGATTTACAAAAATATACTAAATACAATTGGTAATACGCCAGTTATAAAAATAAAAAATCTTGCGCCGAAAGATATAAATTTATATGTGAAAGCAGAATATTTCAATCCAGCTAGCTCAGTTAAAGATAGATTAGCAAAAAGCATAATTGATAATGCTGAAACTGATGGATCACTAAAACCTGGCCAAACTGTTGTCGAGGCAACTAGTGGAAATACAGGTATAGGCTTAGCTATGGTATGTGCTGCTAAAGGATATCCTTTGGTAGTCACAATGCCTGACAGTGTTTCTATAGAGCGAAGAAAATTGATGAGATTTCTAGGTGCAAAAGTTTTATTAACTCCCGGTTCAGAGGGCGGCACAGGTTCATACAATAAAGCACAGGCTTTGGTTGAGAAAAATGGATGGTTTTATGCTAGACAGTTTGAAAATCCAGCTAATGCTGATATTCATGAATCAACAACAGGTATTGAAATCGTTAATGATTTTAAAGATCTTGGGCTAGATTATTGGGTTTCAGGATATGGTACAGGTGGAACTTTTACAGGTGTTTCAAGAATTCTAAGAAAAGAAATGCCAGAAACAAAATTAATAATCACTGAACCTGATGTAGCACCATTAATTGCAAGTGGTATTGAACAAAAACGTTCAAATGATAATTCACCCTCTTCGTCTCATCCTGAATGGAACCCGCATCCTATTCAGGGATGGACAACAGATTTTATTCCATATGTTTTACAAGAATCTATAGATAACAAATATTTTGACGAAAACATACCTGTAACAGGAGCTGATGGTATTTTATGGTCAAAAAAATTAGCATCTAAAGAAGGAATTATTACTGGTATTTCTGGTGGTTCAACATTTGCAGTTGCTATGAGCGTTGCTCGTGATGCAAATAAAGGAAGCAATATTTTATGTATGCTTGCTGATACAGCTGAAAGATATATGTCCAGCATCTTATTCGAACAAATTGATCCAGAAATGAATGAAGAAGAAATAAAGATTTTAGATACTGTAAAATAA
- a CDS encoding peptidase — translation MNNKTILILIFSLHISSSTLMEPTSLSKDLYDGIILDGSYSNQIDKPIKYLGFEIGERAASPYQISSAIIEWAKQSDKMIVKEYARSHEDRPLYAIFISSPENLNNLDQIKENINLLSDGTNTKANKARSLIEKLPAIAWMAYSIHGNETSGADAAMAAIYHLIASNDKETLEMLDKMLIIIDPLMNPDGRARFIKSIEQYRGASPNYDDQSLLHTGDWPYGRTNHYFFDLNRDWIYVTQPETRGRVKLINEWKPQILVDAHEMGAQDTFMTGPPREPINKNIDKDLIKWGNVFAQDQGNAFDDKNWRFYTGEWHEDLYPGYSFYAQFRGTLGILYEQSRMAEDGVKRPEGTIQSYKESVHHQYVSTMVNLKTLLKNSKAMYQDYWEGRKYNVSRDSEYANKTFVVLPTKNIGRLNTLIEKLEFQDIKLYKNDKPILVKNALKQTGDVIENFTIPTGSLIIPNRQAEAPILAAMMEFDAEIDEAVLIKEKQANLRDGSSIMYDTTAFNLSMMYGLSALTVPEHINSNLIKWNSLPVNFEISTDALMWSVDGNDDRSVAFAARLMELGVKVRIINKETILSGHKLSRGSVVVIAMDNPLSSSLHKIIEEVAYKLNISVVSIESGFGPEELPDWGGEHFELLERPQIAIISHDGFNSYDVGVSLWSIDHHLGIRHSQINKSIMDYTDLRNLI, via the coding sequence ATGAATAATAAAACCATACTAATACTTATATTTTCATTACACATTAGCTCTTCAACATTAATGGAGCCTACATCTTTGTCTAAAGATTTATATGATGGAATTATTTTAGATGGATCATATTCAAATCAGATTGATAAACCAATTAAATACTTAGGATTTGAAATTGGTGAACGTGCTGCATCCCCCTATCAAATATCAAGTGCAATTATTGAATGGGCAAAACAATCTGACAAAATGATAGTAAAAGAATATGCAAGATCACATGAAGACCGACCTTTATATGCCATATTTATTTCGTCACCTGAAAATTTAAATAATTTAGATCAAATTAAAGAAAATATTAATCTATTATCAGATGGTACAAATACTAAAGCAAATAAAGCTAGATCATTAATTGAGAAATTACCTGCAATTGCATGGATGGCTTATTCTATTCATGGCAATGAAACATCAGGAGCTGATGCAGCAATGGCAGCAATTTATCATTTAATAGCCAGTAATGATAAAGAAACTCTTGAGATGCTTGATAAAATGTTAATAATTATTGACCCATTAATGAATCCTGACGGTAGAGCAAGATTTATTAAATCCATAGAACAATATAGAGGCGCATCACCAAATTATGATGATCAATCATTGCTTCATACAGGTGATTGGCCATATGGTAGGACAAATCATTACTTTTTTGATTTAAATAGAGATTGGATATATGTTACACAACCCGAGACACGAGGTAGAGTTAAATTAATTAATGAATGGAAACCACAAATATTAGTAGACGCTCACGAAATGGGCGCACAAGATACATTCATGACTGGTCCTCCCAGAGAGCCTATCAATAAAAACATAGATAAAGATCTAATTAAATGGGGTAATGTATTTGCTCAAGATCAAGGAAATGCATTCGATGATAAAAACTGGCGTTTTTATACTGGGGAATGGCATGAAGATTTGTATCCTGGATATTCATTTTATGCTCAATTTAGAGGTACTCTTGGGATTTTATATGAGCAATCTAGAATGGCAGAAGATGGTGTAAAGCGACCAGAAGGAACAATTCAGTCTTATAAAGAATCTGTACATCATCAGTATGTAAGCACAATGGTTAATTTAAAAACACTTCTTAAAAATTCAAAAGCTATGTATCAAGACTATTGGGAAGGCAGAAAATATAATGTATCAAGAGATAGTGAATATGCAAATAAAACTTTTGTAGTATTACCGACTAAAAATATTGGTAGATTAAATACATTAATTGAAAAATTAGAATTTCAAGATATAAAATTATATAAGAATGATAAACCAATATTAGTTAAAAATGCTCTCAAACAAACTGGGGATGTAATAGAAAATTTTACAATTCCAACAGGTAGTTTAATAATTCCAAATAGGCAAGCTGAGGCCCCTATTCTAGCTGCAATGATGGAATTTGATGCTGAAATAGATGAAGCAGTACTAATAAAAGAAAAACAAGCTAATCTTCGAGATGGTTCATCCATCATGTACGATACAACAGCATTTAATTTATCTATGATGTATGGATTGTCTGCACTAACCGTGCCAGAACATATTAATTCTAACTTAATAAAATGGAATTCACTGCCAGTTAATTTTGAAATAAGTACAGATGCATTAATGTGGTCAGTTGATGGTAATGATGATCGATCTGTTGCATTTGCTGCTCGTTTAATGGAGCTTGGTGTAAAGGTTCGAATTATTAATAAAGAAACTATATTATCAGGCCATAAACTATCCAGAGGCAGTGTTGTAGTTATCGCAATGGATAATCCTCTATCAAGCTCACTGCATAAAATAATAGAGGAAGTTGCATATAAATTAAATATTTCAGTTGTATCAATTGAGTCAGGATTTGGACCTGAAGAGTTACCCGATTGGGGCGGTGAACACTTTGAATTACTTGAAAGACCACAAATTGCAATTATTAGTCACGATGGATTTAATTCTTATGACGTTGGTGTTAGTTTATGGTCTATCGATCATCATCTAGGTATCAGACATAGTCAAATAAATAAATCAATTATGGATTATACTGATTTAAGAAATTTAATATAA
- a CDS encoding heme-binding protein, which produces MITNPGEINLDIALKICQEAIKKARIENFTPLTVTVVDVAGVIRATLAEDGSGLHRADVAYAKAWTCIAYGISTTMARTILEEQPRLDKAFIGMQTLSNGKLIPTPGGLLIQTSNKNIGAIGISGDRSDEDEICAVAAIEACGLIPGHKAI; this is translated from the coding sequence ATGATAACAAATCCAGGTGAAATTAATTTAGATATAGCTCTTAAGATTTGCCAAGAAGCAATAAAAAAAGCAAGAATTGAAAACTTTACACCATTAACAGTAACTGTTGTAGATGTTGCAGGAGTTATTAGAGCTACATTAGCTGAGGATGGATCAGGACTTCATAGGGCTGATGTTGCTTATGCAAAAGCATGGACATGTATTGCATATGGTATTTCAACTACAATGGCAAGAACTATTCTTGAAGAACAACCAAGATTAGATAAAGCTTTTATAGGTATGCAAACTTTAAGTAATGGTAAGTTAATACCAACACCTGGTGGTTTATTAATACAAACTAGTAATAAAAATATTGGTGCTATTGGCATATCAGGAGATAGATCTGACGAAGATGAGATTTGTGCTGTTGCTGCAATTGAAGCATGTGGACTAATACCTGGTCATAAAGCGATATAG
- a CDS encoding haloalkane dehalogenase produces the protein MEKQYLTIFGKKMAYYDEGDGETMIFIHGNPSSSYLWRNISPDFINTHRVIVPDLIGMGDSDKLDGIDNPDYNFHGQYKYLSTLLSELNILTPIHLIIHDWGCGLGLKYARLNNDLIKSITFMEGVTVPLSWDQWPEIGTKIFKLFRSDAGEELVLEKNVFVERILLTDPLKPMNDEVKENYRKPFKNSGEDRRPTLSWPRNIPFDGEPSNVYEEINLNAEFHKNSLIPKLFINAEPGFLLVGTQRDEVRTWNNLTEITVSGNHFIQEDSPEEISEGIKKFLSNLKN, from the coding sequence ATGGAAAAACAATATTTAACTATTTTTGGTAAAAAAATGGCTTACTATGATGAGGGTGATGGTGAAACTATGATATTTATTCATGGAAATCCTTCATCATCATATTTATGGAGAAATATATCACCCGACTTTATTAATACTCATAGAGTTATTGTTCCTGATTTAATTGGCATGGGGGATTCTGATAAATTAGATGGGATTGATAATCCAGATTACAATTTTCATGGACAATACAAATATTTAAGTACCCTTCTAAGTGAGCTTAATATTCTTACTCCCATTCATTTAATAATTCATGATTGGGGCTGCGGACTAGGATTAAAATATGCAAGATTAAACAATGATCTCATAAAATCTATTACATTTATGGAGGGTGTAACTGTGCCACTTTCATGGGATCAATGGCCTGAAATAGGTACAAAAATATTTAAACTATTTAGATCAGATGCAGGTGAAGAATTAGTTTTAGAAAAAAATGTTTTTGTAGAAAGAATTTTATTAACTGACCCTTTAAAACCTATGAATGATGAAGTTAAAGAAAACTATAGAAAACCATTTAAAAACTCAGGAGAAGATAGACGCCCTACTCTTTCATGGCCAAGGAATATTCCTTTTGACGGAGAGCCCAGTAATGTATACGAAGAAATTAATTTGAATGCAGAGTTTCATAAAAATTCATTGATACCAAAACTTTTTATAAACGCCGAACCAGGTTTTCTTCTTGTTGGAACTCAAAGAGATGAAGTTAGAACATGGAATAATCTTACTGAAATAACCGTTTCAGGGAATCATTTTATCCAGGAAGATTCACCAGAAGAAATTTCTGAAGGCATTAAAAAATTTCTATCTAATTTAAAAAACTAA
- a CDS encoding pyruvate carboxylase subunit B, with the protein MINKKPNLTELVLRDGQQSLIATRMSIKDMIPILPKLNKVGYESIEVWGGATYDCCLRYLNEDPWVRLSIFKKYFKNTKLQMLLRGQNIVGYKRYDDSVLEIFINNSAKKGIDIFRSFDSLNDINNINKSITYINKTGKHSQGTMAYTTSPIHDNKYWLKFAKKIEDVGAKSLAIKDMAGLLRPYAAYDLIKLLKKNMKIPIFLHSHATTGLSDATNIKAYEAGVDNLDASISSFSGTYGHTATESLISMIYQNDENPYDMKLLNEINVYFSKLREKYKNFEGSLKGIDTTMLYNQVPGGMLSNLERQLKDLDQEDKFKQLIDEIPNIRADLGYVPLVTPTSQIVGTQALMNILDGERYKNLTNEMIDLVTGKYGKIPGKISNKLLKIAEKKAGNQDCEAEKTIEIYKKDFKDICINNDLSNLYKNETDLLNYILFPDVAVNYYIKRKNASDNEVFDLQESLGFIIPD; encoded by the coding sequence GTGATAAATAAAAAACCTAACTTAACAGAATTAGTTCTCAGAGATGGCCAGCAATCACTAATTGCTACTAGAATGTCAATAAAAGACATGATTCCTATTTTACCGAAACTTAATAAAGTTGGTTATGAATCTATCGAAGTTTGGGGTGGAGCAACTTATGATTGTTGTCTTAGATATCTAAATGAAGATCCATGGGTAAGATTATCTATATTTAAAAAATATTTCAAAAATACTAAATTACAGATGTTACTTAGAGGTCAAAATATAGTTGGATATAAAAGATATGATGATTCAGTATTAGAAATTTTTATAAATAATTCGGCAAAGAAAGGTATTGATATATTCAGATCTTTTGATTCTTTGAATGATATAAATAATATTAATAAATCTATAACTTATATCAACAAGACCGGCAAACATTCACAAGGAACCATGGCTTATACAACAAGCCCAATACATGATAATAAATATTGGCTAAAGTTTGCTAAAAAGATCGAAGATGTTGGAGCAAAATCTTTAGCTATAAAGGATATGGCTGGTCTTCTAAGACCGTATGCTGCATATGATTTAATTAAATTACTAAAGAAAAACATGAAAATTCCAATATTCCTTCATTCACATGCTACAACAGGATTATCAGATGCAACAAATATAAAAGCATATGAAGCTGGAGTAGATAATCTAGATGCATCAATTTCATCATTTAGTGGTACATATGGCCATACAGCTACTGAAAGTCTTATTTCTATGATCTATCAAAATGATGAAAATCCTTATGATATGAAATTACTAAATGAAATAAATGTATATTTTTCAAAACTTAGAGAAAAATATAAAAATTTTGAAGGAAGTTTGAAGGGTATCGATACAACAATGCTCTATAACCAAGTACCTGGAGGAATGCTTAGTAATTTAGAGAGACAATTAAAAGATTTAGATCAAGAAGATAAATTTAAACAACTTATAGATGAAATACCTAATATAAGAGCTGATTTGGGTTATGTACCATTGGTAACACCAACATCACAAATAGTTGGTACACAAGCTTTAATGAATATACTTGATGGAGAGAGATATAAGAATTTAACCAACGAAATGATTGATTTGGTGACAGGTAAATATGGAAAAATCCCAGGTAAGATTAGTAATAAATTATTAAAAATAGCTGAAAAAAAAGCTGGTAATCAAGATTGTGAAGCAGAAAAAACTATTGAAATTTACAAAAAAGACTTTAAGGACATTTGTATAAATAACGATTTAAGCAATTTATATAAAAATGAAACTGATCTATTAAATTATATTTTATTCCCAGATGTCGCTGTTAACTACTATATAAAAAGAAAGAATGCCTCTGATAATGAGGTATTTGATTTACAAGAAAGCTTAGGTTTTATAATACCAGATTAG